From a single Candoia aspera isolate rCanAsp1 chromosome 10, rCanAsp1.hap2, whole genome shotgun sequence genomic region:
- the SYNC gene encoding syncoilin, translated as MADFEPLMEQGSEETLEPNTAGAGALSELNAENVPELFYTDPIRVQFPQDPEITGASLERQESMICEDLHAAESQHVGIEDLGERFQECIEAVEQLERERDQLIKELTLLHQPALEEIQQAHEEILEAYRLHAKTELEKDNLRDEIRQVKRKLFRVTRECVACQYQLETRRYEVAQHGDCRKELENRVNQLSGELSQLKETCQEEKERFRQRLQAPRHQRNSRHLQESRRLSMEFESFVLENRQCLEEHYEPKLMRLLERREASSKALQKTQAEIHGLKETLRPLQGEVSKLLLQNRSLEEQILLIKQKRDEEVLQYKEQVEEMEDRIRELKNGVQLQQRKNQELEELKASLHQELSIYKDCLEIYGQLCKSEVKQDQE; from the exons ATGGCAGATTTTGAGCCTCTGATGGAGCAGGGTAGTGAAGAAACCCTGGAGCCAAACACTGCCGGTGCAGGAGCGCTGTCAGAATTGAATGCAGAAAATGTCCCTGAGTTGTTCTACACGGACCCCATCAGGGTTCAGTTCCCACAAGATCCAGAAATCACTGGTGCCTCACTGGAACGCCAGGAATCCATGATTTGCGAAGACCTGCATGCTGCTGAGAGCCAACACGTGGGCATTGAGGATCTTGGAGAACGTTTTCAGGAATGTATTGAAGCAGTAGAACagctggagagggagagggaccAGCTCATTAAGGAACTGACACTCTTACACCAGCCGGCTCTTGAGGAGATCCAGCAAGCCCACGAAGAGATCCTGGAAGCCTACAGGCTCCATGCCAAGACAGAGCTTGAGAAGGATAACTTGCGGGATGAGATTCGGCAAGTGAAGCGGAAGCTGTTCAGGGTGACGCGGGAATGCGTGGCATGTCAGTAccagctggaaaccaggaggtaTGAAGTAGCTCAACACGGGGACTGCCGAAAAGAACTGGAGAACAGGGTCAACCAGCTCTCGGGAGAGCTGTCCCAGTTGAAAGAGACTTGTCAGGAAGAAAAGGAACGTTTCAGGCAAAGGCTGCAGGCTCCGCGGCACCAGAGGAACAGCCGCCACCTCCAAGAAAGCCGCCGGCTTTCCATGGAGTTTGAGAGCTTTGTGCTGGAGAATCGTCAGTGCTTGGAGGAGCATTATGAGCCTAAGCTGATGCGCCTCTTGGAAAGGAGGGAGGCCAGCAGCAAGGCCTTGCAAAAGACACAAGCTGAAATCCACGGACTGAAGGAAACCCTAAGGCCATTGCAGGGGGAAGTCAGCAAGTTACTCCTGCAAAACAGGAGCCTGGAGGAACAGATCCTGCTGATCAAGCAGAAGCGGGACGAAGAGGTTCTGCAGTACAAG GAGCAGGTTGAGGAGATGGAAGACAGAATAAGGGAACTGAAGAATGGAGTTCAACTTCAGCAACGAAAGAACCAagaattggaagaactgaaggccAGTCTACATCAGGAACTCTCCATTTACaa AGACTGCTTAGAAATTTATGGGCAACTCTGCAAATCAGAAGTTAAACAAGATCAAGAATGA